A DNA window from Mya arenaria isolate MELC-2E11 chromosome 17, ASM2691426v1 contains the following coding sequences:
- the LOC128224657 gene encoding uncharacterized protein LOC128224657: MSDSNTLYEYVKVTKLTDDFRRLQDTPDAIEASADNYCPVCLEEFVDARSLPCGHVFCRACLQYTIDRQPLIPEPNRGFDCVQCGYFIKVPNYSIPRDKWSEEITVNYMFPQHVTHGDVHENQEEPETEEPQKSKSENDKDKWYIDWEISAYSRSYLQDRGLNPFKRTRNVYVFVEDQEDYVRNTFETDDEATIEHDVADIVENARNTKGIQKEIRREVKLRSKMEHHHDGSRITAITFYQDNFIVNDSGLQEVQIYNAAMTLETIIKEEDVFDVAVSGGILFMSIPDKKTVKTYDFIRRKRNEIIYLTNACFGMYTFEKTAAILLAEKEKDTFQIAFLTSIGIVGGKTKLDRGLKLLKKPRHLAVCHLTRLAYVSDTEAGLVKCFRLDGQLCWESIIIGAGHLTLYNGYLLISREFTSSIDVIAGGGKFEGRLQSVEYDVVEPQCIAVKQDDSIFLLVDRYQLIHKYRIWKGSRKKKSKTCTLF, from the exons ATGTCAGATAGCAATACATTATACGAATATGTAAAGGTAACAAAACTGACCGATGATTTCCGGCGTCTACAAGACACGCCAGATGCAATAGAAGCAAGCGCGGACAATTATTGTCCAGTGTGCCTCGAAGAGTTCGTTGATGCGCGGTCCCTACCTTGTGGTCACGTGTTCTGTAGGGCATGCCTTCAGTATACGATCGATAGACAGCCCCTCATACCGGAGCCAAACAGGGGCTTTGACTGTGTGCAGTGTGGATATTTCATCAAG GTTCCCAACTACTCAATACCACGTGACAAATGGTCGGAAGAAATAACGGTCAATTACATGTTTCCACAGCATGTAACACATGGCGATGTCCACGAAAATCAGGAGGAGCCGGAAACTGAAGAGCCGC AAAAGTCGAAGTCTGAGAACGACAAGGACAAGTGGTATATAGATTGGGAAATATCTGCATATTCAAGATCCTATTTACAAGATAGAGGTCTCAACCCCTTCAAAAGGACAAGAAATGTATACGTTTTCGTTGAAGATCAAGAAGACTATGTAAGAAACACGTTTGAAACGGATGATGAAGCAACGATAGAACATGATGTTGCTGATATTGTGGAAAATGCACGAAACACTAAAGGAATACAAAAAGAAATTCGTAGAGAAGTCAAACTCAGAAGTAAAATGGAACATCATCACGATGGAAGCAGAATCACTGCAATTACATTTTACCAGGATAATTTCATTGTCAACGATTCAG GTTTACAAGAGGTCCAAATCTACAATGCTGCAATGACACTggaaacaattatcaaagaagAAGATGTGTTTGATGTAGCTGTGTCAGGAGGGATTCTCTTTATGTCTATACCTGATaagaaaactgttaaaacttaCGATTTCATTCGGCGGAAGAGAAACGAAATAATTTACCTGACAAATGCATGTTTTGGAATGTATACGTTTGAAAAGACTGCCGCTATATTGTTAGCTGAAAAGGAGAAAGATACTTTTCAGATCGCTTTTCTGACAAGCATTGGAATTGTCGGGGGAAAGACGAAGCTTGACCGAGGACTTAAGCTGTTGAAAAAACCTAGACATTTAGCGGTTTGTCACCTAACTCGACTAGCTTATGTTAGCGATACAGAGGCAGGTTTGGTGAAATGCTTTCGACTGGACGGCCAACTATGTTGGGAGAGCATTATTATTGGTGCTGGTCATTTGACATTGTATAACGGATATTTGTTAATTTCTAGAGAATTCACAAGTTCTATTGATGTTATAGCCGGCGGTGGAAAATTTGAAGGTCGTCTTCAGTCGGTAGAATATGATGTGGTTGAACCTCAGTGTATTGCTGTCAAGCAAGATGATTCGATATTCCTACTTGTTGACCGTTATCAACTTATACATAAATATCGTATTTGGAAAGGGTCCAGGAAAAAGAAATCGAAAACGTGCACTTTGTTTTGA
- the LOC128224485 gene encoding beta-lactamase domain-containing protein 2-like isoform X2, with protein MENIKLACIIAILAVSCYFVPKSFEHKLLPIVEGDFQPEFRDVAMAFRANMEAGREKGAAFVVYHKGEPVFDMWAGYADRQSLRRWRNNTTTMMFGAGRAVTTFLVAQMVDRGLLNYSKPVTDYWPEFGSHGKQNITLEMLLSHQTGTHYFEEPISLRDLNTQQARIDKVICDLKPLWKTGSHIVSHDLVSGLILDRLIERVDPKHRDIYTMVQEEITKPLDVKLSMHLSRVDVYKTARIHSPSVTNFLYQAVTSPKYLWLHINSWFRKGSYIGKMYSSPSTVFNDPELREITLSSVSVTGTARGMAKLFSILSNQGQYKGDQVLKQETLTQLLTRTVTGVCPETGFHVSYTRGLQSFTNPYGETVYGQSGYGGQVVIADPSNQLSMAYASSYLSIYEFGEDPRFTDLQSKLYTNLQRYIERQLKG; from the exons atggaaaacataaaattagCATGCATCATCGCGATCTTGGCAGTTTCATGTTATTTTGTTCCCAAATCCTTTGAGCACAAATTATTACCGATCGTAGAAGGAGATTTCCAACCAGAATTTAGGGATGTTGCCATGGCTTTCAG AGCTAATATGGAGGCTGGAAGAGAAAAGGGTGCTGCATTTGTTGTATACCACAAAGGGGAGCCAGTGTTTGATATGTGGGCAGGGTATGCAGACAGGCAAAGTCTAAGAAGGTGGAGAAACAACACAACAACTATGATGTTTGGTGCTGGCAGGGCGGTGACAACATTTCTAGTGGCTCAAATGGTGGACAG GGGCCTGTTGAATTACAGCAAGCCAGTCACTGACTATTGGCCAGAGTTTGGCTCCCATGGAAAACAGAACATTACTCTGGAAATGTTGCTTTCACATCAG ACTGGTACACATTACTTTGAAGAACCAATATCATTGCGAGATCTTAACACACAACAGGCCAGAATCGATAAGGTCATCTGCGACTTAAAGCCTTTATGGAAAACAg GTTCCCATATTGTGTCCCATGACTTAGTCTCCGGGCTGATACTGGATAGACTAATAGAGAGGGTTGACCCAAAACATCGGGACATTTACACCATGGTACAGGAAGAAATTACTAAACCATTAG ATGTGAAACTGAGCATGCATCTGAGTAGAGTGGATGTTTACAAGACTGCAAGAATCCATTCTCCATCTGTGACAAACTTTCTCTACCAAGCTGTTACCTCACCAAAATACCTTTGGTTGCACATCAACAGCTGGTTCAGAAAAGGCTCTTACATTGGAAAGATGTACAGTTCT ccATCCACTGTATTCAATGACCCTGAActaagggagataactctgtCATCAGTGTCTGTGACGGGAACTGCACGGGGAATGGCAAAGCTATTCAGCATATTATCCAACCAAGGCCAGTACAAGGGTGACCAAGTGTTAAAACAGGAGACGTTGACCCAGCTGTTGACCCGAACAGTGACTGGAGTTTGCCCGGAGACAGGATTTCATGTGTCATATACGCGAGGATTGCAATCATTTACCAATCCTTAT GGCGAAACGGTTTATGGTCAGTCTGGCTACGGTGGTCAAGTGGTCATTGCTGACCCCTCCAACCAGTTGTCCATGGCCTATGCGAGTAGCTACCTCAGTATATACGAGTTTGGTGAAGATCCAAGGTTCACGGATTTACAGAGCAAATTGTATACAAATCTACAGAGATACATAGAAAGACAGTTGAAAGGGTAG
- the LOC128224907 gene encoding zeta-crystallin-like isoform X1 → MAGRALMRAVRVAQFGGPEVLKVDTNVPVPAPSDTQVLVEVKAAGVNPVDTYIRSGTYAIKPPLPFIPGSDVAGIVKDVGSKVTKFKPGERVFVSRKMYVADGYAEYSVAEETDTSTLGESLTFQQGAGVGIPYFTAFRALCYVAREKLKAGNTVLVHGASGAVGLACVQIAVAKGLKVLGTAGTQEGMDMVSSQGAAAVFNHKEPDYTEKILEETGGVGPDIIIEMLANVNLQTDMTIINKNGIIVAVGSRGNIEINPRLTMQKESTYTGMILMNASQDEWSEMHAGIKKGLEEGWLRPHVCKEYSFEEAPQAHIDVINNTGSLGKRVIVT, encoded by the exons ATGGCAGGCAGGGCATTGATGCGAGCAGTTCGAGTGGCTCAGTTTGGTGGACCGGAAGTGCTGAAAGTGGATACAAATGTTCCTGTACCAGCGCCATCAGATACACAG GTGTTGGTTGAGGTGAAAGCTGCAGGAGTTAATCCAGTGGACACATACATTCGCAGTGGCACATACGCTATCAAACCACCCCTTCCTTTTATCCCAGGGTCGGATGTGGCAGGCATTGTTAAAGATGTAGGATCAAAAGTCACAAAGTTCAAG CCAGGGGAGAGAGTGTTTGTGTCTCGGAAGATGTATGTGGCTGATGGCTATGCAGAGTACAGTGTAGCTGAGGAAACAGACACAAGTACGCTGGGAGAGAGTCTGACCTTTCAGCAAGGGGCAGGGGTCGGGATACCTTACTTCACTGCTTTCAGGGCTCTGTGTTATGT GGCACGTGAAAAGTTAAAGGCTGGCAACACGGTTCTTGTGCACGGGGCCAGTGGAGCT GTGGGCCTTGCTTGCGTACAGATAGCTGTGGCTAAGGGGCTGAAAGTGTTGGGTACAGCAGGTACACAAGAGGGCATGGACATGGTTTCTAGTCAAGGGGCAGCTGCAGTGTTCAACCATAAGGAACCTGATTATACAGAAAAGATACTG GAGGAAACAGGAGGGGTAGGGCCAGATATCATTATCGAGATGTTGGCCAATGTCAACCTGCAAACAGACATGACAATCATCAACAAGAATGGTATTATAGTG GCTGTTGGTAGCCGTGGTAACATAGAAATTAACCCCCGATTGACAATGCAGAAGGAATCAACCTACACTGGAATGATCCTCATGAATGCATCGCAG GATGAATGGTCAGAGATGCACGCCGGTATAAAGAAGGGCCTGGAAGAGGGCTGGTTACGGCCCCATGTGTGTAAGGAATACAGCTTCGAGGAGGCCCCGCAGGCACACATTGACGTCATCAACAACACTGGCTCCCTCGGGAAACGTGTCATAGTTACATAA
- the LOC128224485 gene encoding beta-lactamase domain-containing protein 2-like isoform X1 gives MENIKLACIIAILAVSCYFVPKSFEHKLLPIVEGDFQPEFRDVAMAFRANMEAGREKGAAFVVYHKGEPVFDMWAGYADRQSLRRWRNNTTTMMFGAGRAVTTFLVAQMVDRGLLNYSKPVTDYWPEFGSHGKQNITLEMLLSHQTGTHYFEEPISLRDLNTQQARIDKVICDLKPLWKTGSHIVSHDLVSGLILDRLIERVDPKHRDIYTMVQEEITKPLDVKLSMHLSRVDVYKTARIHSPSVTNFLYQAVTSPKYLWLHINSWFRKGSYIGKMYSSVREMMLPSTVFNDPELREITLSSVSVTGTARGMAKLFSILSNQGQYKGDQVLKQETLTQLLTRTVTGVCPETGFHVSYTRGLQSFTNPYGETVYGQSGYGGQVVIADPSNQLSMAYASSYLSIYEFGEDPRFTDLQSKLYTNLQRYIERQLKG, from the exons atggaaaacataaaattagCATGCATCATCGCGATCTTGGCAGTTTCATGTTATTTTGTTCCCAAATCCTTTGAGCACAAATTATTACCGATCGTAGAAGGAGATTTCCAACCAGAATTTAGGGATGTTGCCATGGCTTTCAG AGCTAATATGGAGGCTGGAAGAGAAAAGGGTGCTGCATTTGTTGTATACCACAAAGGGGAGCCAGTGTTTGATATGTGGGCAGGGTATGCAGACAGGCAAAGTCTAAGAAGGTGGAGAAACAACACAACAACTATGATGTTTGGTGCTGGCAGGGCGGTGACAACATTTCTAGTGGCTCAAATGGTGGACAG GGGCCTGTTGAATTACAGCAAGCCAGTCACTGACTATTGGCCAGAGTTTGGCTCCCATGGAAAACAGAACATTACTCTGGAAATGTTGCTTTCACATCAG ACTGGTACACATTACTTTGAAGAACCAATATCATTGCGAGATCTTAACACACAACAGGCCAGAATCGATAAGGTCATCTGCGACTTAAAGCCTTTATGGAAAACAg GTTCCCATATTGTGTCCCATGACTTAGTCTCCGGGCTGATACTGGATAGACTAATAGAGAGGGTTGACCCAAAACATCGGGACATTTACACCATGGTACAGGAAGAAATTACTAAACCATTAG ATGTGAAACTGAGCATGCATCTGAGTAGAGTGGATGTTTACAAGACTGCAAGAATCCATTCTCCATCTGTGACAAACTTTCTCTACCAAGCTGTTACCTCACCAAAATACCTTTGGTTGCACATCAACAGCTGGTTCAGAAAAGGCTCTTACATTGGAAAGATGTACAGTTCTGTAAGAGAAATGATGCTG ccATCCACTGTATTCAATGACCCTGAActaagggagataactctgtCATCAGTGTCTGTGACGGGAACTGCACGGGGAATGGCAAAGCTATTCAGCATATTATCCAACCAAGGCCAGTACAAGGGTGACCAAGTGTTAAAACAGGAGACGTTGACCCAGCTGTTGACCCGAACAGTGACTGGAGTTTGCCCGGAGACAGGATTTCATGTGTCATATACGCGAGGATTGCAATCATTTACCAATCCTTAT GGCGAAACGGTTTATGGTCAGTCTGGCTACGGTGGTCAAGTGGTCATTGCTGACCCCTCCAACCAGTTGTCCATGGCCTATGCGAGTAGCTACCTCAGTATATACGAGTTTGGTGAAGATCCAAGGTTCACGGATTTACAGAGCAAATTGTATACAAATCTACAGAGATACATAGAAAGACAGTTGAAAGGGTAG
- the LOC128224907 gene encoding zeta-crystallin-like isoform X2 — translation MAGRALMRAVRVAQFGGPEVLKVDTNVPVPAPSDTQVLVEVKAAGVNPVDTYIRSGTYAIKPPLPFIPGSDVAGIVKDVGSKVTKFKPGDKVYVIKNTSGGYAEFTIAEEALMGHLPATLTYPQGAGVGIPCYTAYRALCIKAREKLKAGNTVLVHGASGAVGLACVQIAVAKGLKVLGTAGTQEGMDMVSSQGAAAVFNHKEPDYTEKILEETGGVGPDIIIEMLANVNLQTDMTIINKNGIIVAVGSRGNIEINPRLTMQKESTYTGMILMNASQDEWSEMHAGIKKGLEEGWLRPHVCKEYSFEEAPQAHIDVINNTGSLGKRVIVT, via the exons ATGGCAGGCAGGGCATTGATGCGAGCAGTTCGAGTGGCTCAGTTTGGTGGACCGGAAGTGCTGAAAGTGGATACAAATGTTCCTGTACCAGCGCCATCAGATACACAG GTGTTGGTTGAGGTGAAAGCTGCAGGAGTTAATCCAGTGGACACATACATTCGCAGTGGCACATACGCTATCAAACCACCCCTTCCTTTTATCCCAGGGTCGGATGTGGCAGGCATTGTTAAAGATGTAGGATCAAAAGTCACAAAGTTCAAG CCTGGGGACAAAGTCTATGTGATAAAGAACACGTCAGGCGGCTATGCAGAGTTCACCATAGCTGAGGAAGCCCTGATGGGTCATCTACCCGCGACCTTGACCTACCCACAGGGTGCAGGAGTTGGCATCCCCTGCTACACCGCATATAGGGCTCTCTGCATTAA GGCACGTGAAAAGTTAAAGGCTGGCAACACGGTTCTTGTGCACGGGGCCAGTGGAGCT GTGGGCCTTGCTTGCGTACAGATAGCTGTGGCTAAGGGGCTGAAAGTGTTGGGTACAGCAGGTACACAAGAGGGCATGGACATGGTTTCTAGTCAAGGGGCAGCTGCAGTGTTCAACCATAAGGAACCTGATTATACAGAAAAGATACTG GAGGAAACAGGAGGGGTAGGGCCAGATATCATTATCGAGATGTTGGCCAATGTCAACCTGCAAACAGACATGACAATCATCAACAAGAATGGTATTATAGTG GCTGTTGGTAGCCGTGGTAACATAGAAATTAACCCCCGATTGACAATGCAGAAGGAATCAACCTACACTGGAATGATCCTCATGAATGCATCGCAG GATGAATGGTCAGAGATGCACGCCGGTATAAAGAAGGGCCTGGAAGAGGGCTGGTTACGGCCCCATGTGTGTAAGGAATACAGCTTCGAGGAGGCCCCGCAGGCACACATTGACGTCATCAACAACACTGGCTCCCTCGGGAAACGTGTCATAGTTACATAA
- the LOC128224907 gene encoding zeta-crystallin-like isoform X3 yields MAGRALMRAVRVAQFGGPEVLKVDTNVPVPAPSDTQVLVEVKAAGVNPVDTYIRSGTYAIKPPLPFIPGSDVAGIVKDVGSKVTKFKPGERVFVSRKMYVADGYAEYSVAEETDTSTLGESLTFQQGAGVGIPYFTAFRALCYVAREKLKAGNTVLVHGASGAVGLACVQIAVAKGLKVLGTAGTQEGMDMVSSQGAAAVFNHKEPDYTEKILEETGGVGPDIIIEMLANVNLQTDMTIINKNGIIVAVGSRGNIEINPRLTMQKESTYTGMILMNASQVRRRFSNWRKG; encoded by the exons ATGGCAGGCAGGGCATTGATGCGAGCAGTTCGAGTGGCTCAGTTTGGTGGACCGGAAGTGCTGAAAGTGGATACAAATGTTCCTGTACCAGCGCCATCAGATACACAG GTGTTGGTTGAGGTGAAAGCTGCAGGAGTTAATCCAGTGGACACATACATTCGCAGTGGCACATACGCTATCAAACCACCCCTTCCTTTTATCCCAGGGTCGGATGTGGCAGGCATTGTTAAAGATGTAGGATCAAAAGTCACAAAGTTCAAG CCAGGGGAGAGAGTGTTTGTGTCTCGGAAGATGTATGTGGCTGATGGCTATGCAGAGTACAGTGTAGCTGAGGAAACAGACACAAGTACGCTGGGAGAGAGTCTGACCTTTCAGCAAGGGGCAGGGGTCGGGATACCTTACTTCACTGCTTTCAGGGCTCTGTGTTATGT GGCACGTGAAAAGTTAAAGGCTGGCAACACGGTTCTTGTGCACGGGGCCAGTGGAGCT GTGGGCCTTGCTTGCGTACAGATAGCTGTGGCTAAGGGGCTGAAAGTGTTGGGTACAGCAGGTACACAAGAGGGCATGGACATGGTTTCTAGTCAAGGGGCAGCTGCAGTGTTCAACCATAAGGAACCTGATTATACAGAAAAGATACTG GAGGAAACAGGAGGGGTAGGGCCAGATATCATTATCGAGATGTTGGCCAATGTCAACCTGCAAACAGACATGACAATCATCAACAAGAATGGTATTATAGTG GCTGTTGGTAGCCGTGGTAACATAGAAATTAACCCCCGATTGACAATGCAGAAGGAATCAACCTACACTGGAATGATCCTCATGAATGCATCGCAGGTAAGAAGGCGTTTCTCAAACTGGCGTAAAG GATGA